One part of the Verrucomicrobiota bacterium genome encodes these proteins:
- the rplE gene encoding 50S ribosomal protein L5, which produces MKPRLQEKYVNEVIPALKAKRGYKNIHEVPRIQKIVINMGVSASLEKSAVDDAAKDLTMITGRKPVITKSRKSIANFKLREGQAVGCYVTLRREVMYEFLDRLVAAALPRIRDFRGISSRSFDGSGNYSLGVAEQTIFPEIELDKIKRTQGMDITIVTSAPTNAEALDLLKLMGMPFAEGR; this is translated from the coding sequence ATGAAACCAAGATTACAGGAAAAATACGTTAACGAAGTGATCCCGGCCCTTAAGGCCAAGCGGGGTTACAAAAACATCCACGAAGTGCCGCGGATACAAAAGATCGTCATTAACATGGGGGTCTCCGCCTCGCTGGAAAAGAGCGCGGTGGATGATGCCGCCAAAGACCTGACCATGATCACTGGACGCAAACCGGTGATCACCAAGTCTCGCAAGAGCATCGCCAACTTTAAACTGCGCGAGGGACAGGCCGTGGGTTGTTATGTCACGCTGCGTCGCGAGGTGATGTATGAGTTTCTCGACCGGCTTGTGGCGGCGGCGTTGCCGCGCATTCGCGATTTTCGCGGGATTTCCAGCCGGTCCTTTGACGGCAGTGGAAACTATTCGCTCGGCGTCGCGGAGCAGACGATTTTTCCGGAGATTGAACTCGATAAAATCAAACGCACGCAAGGCATGGACATCACAATTGTCACCAGCGCGCCTACCAACGCGGAAGCGCTGGACTTGTTGAAACTCATGGGCATGCCCTTTGCAGAAGGAAGATAA
- the rplX gene encoding 50S ribosomal protein L24: protein MTAHVKKADEVVVIAGADKGKRGRIIEVQTLKQTVLIEGVRMVKRHLKKGRAGAQQQGTIMEREAPVHMSNVMRADRYDARAAKRGAVQPAAKA from the coding sequence ATGACAGCTCACGTTAAAAAAGCAGATGAAGTGGTGGTGATTGCGGGTGCCGACAAAGGCAAGCGCGGTCGCATCATTGAAGTACAGACGCTGAAACAAACCGTCCTGATCGAAGGGGTGCGCATGGTCAAGCGCCACCTGAAAAAGGGGCGGGCCGGCGCACAGCAGCAAGGCACCATCATGGAACGCGAGGCGCCGGTGCATATGTCCAATGTGATGCGCGCCGATCGCTATGACGCGCGTGCTGCCAAACGCGGCGCCGTCCAACCGGCGGCGAAGGCCTGA
- the rplN gene encoding 50S ribosomal protein L14, giving the protein MLQIRSILDVADNTGAKRAAAIGVLHRNQRYAHVGDIIKAHIKEAAPDGTVKKGEVVDAVVVRTRQAIARNDGSYLRFDSNAIVILDKEGNPRGTRIFGPVARELRDMKFTKIISLAPEVV; this is encoded by the coding sequence ATGTTACAAATTCGCTCCATATTGGACGTGGCCGACAATACCGGCGCCAAGCGCGCGGCGGCCATTGGTGTACTGCACCGCAACCAGCGCTATGCCCATGTCGGCGACATCATTAAGGCGCACATCAAAGAAGCGGCTCCCGATGGTACGGTCAAGAAGGGTGAGGTCGTGGATGCCGTGGTTGTGCGCACCCGCCAGGCCATTGCTCGGAACGACGGTTCTTACCTGCGCTTTGACAGCAACGCCATTGTGATCCTCGACAAAGAGGGCAATCCGCGCGGAACCCGTATTTTTGGCCCGGTTGCCCGCGAATTGCGCGATATGAAATTTACTAAAATCATTTCCCTGGCCCCGGAGGTCGTTTGA
- the rpsQ gene encoding 30S ribosomal protein S17: MSDANNQIDRGNRKERVGSVIASKMAKTIVVRVERRFPHPKFKKVVTSYKKLYAHDEKGEAKPGDVVRIQETRPQSKLKRWRLVEVVERNTEAAGSAA; the protein is encoded by the coding sequence ATGTCTGACGCCAATAACCAGATTGACCGTGGTAACCGCAAAGAGCGTGTTGGCAGTGTCATTGCCTCCAAAATGGCCAAAACCATTGTGGTGCGCGTTGAACGCCGTTTCCCGCATCCGAAGTTTAAAAAAGTGGTCACCAGTTACAAGAAACTTTACGCGCACGACGAAAAGGGTGAAGCCAAGCCAGGCGATGTCGTGCGCATTCAAGAAACCCGACCGCAGTCCAAGTTGAAACGATGGCGACTGGTGGAAGTGGTGGAACGCAATACCGAAGCCGCCGGTTCGGCGGCATAA
- the rpmC gene encoding 50S ribosomal protein L29, with the protein MKMSELKDLTLVELQAKGRELRQELFNLRLQQAGSQLEKPSKLRTLRRDVARVETQISTLTKKKAA; encoded by the coding sequence ATGAAGATGTCTGAATTAAAAGATTTGACGCTGGTGGAGCTGCAGGCCAAAGGCCGCGAGCTGCGCCAGGAACTGTTTAACCTGCGCCTGCAGCAAGCCGGCAGCCAGCTCGAAAAACCGTCCAAGTTGCGTACGCTGCGCCGGGACGTTGCGCGGGTCGAGACGCAAATTTCCACACTGACGAAGAAAAAAGCGGCCTGA